The following proteins come from a genomic window of Canis lupus dingo isolate Sandy chromosome 20, ASM325472v2, whole genome shotgun sequence:
- the LOC112665931 gene encoding uncharacterized protein LOC112665931 isoform X2 yields MKGEINLTLMPHTNDGHKNTLDPSLAAWCTVHTGLLVCASTAWMFLLMTILRMSRSCPPTIFPSSRMCRGTCCSLFKVRGSGEVECLLCNSVRMADLALLGMLAVQGGERLQIVARLVAMIIKTCCTYIPATDALSIQLLLDSLYRSKFPQQTCVSITVSGSFLWPYQTVIHLGLRAFWGVAAQMVKVPWKSKA; encoded by the exons ATGAAAGGGGAAATAAATCTGACCCTCATGCCACATACCAATGACGGGCATAAAAATACTTTAGACCCATCTCTAGCAGCGTGGTGTACGGTACACACTGGATTGCTAGTTTGTGCAAGCACAGCCTGGATGTTCCTGTTAATGACTATCTTGAGAATGTCAAGATCCTGTCCTCCCACTATATTCCCATCAAGCAGAATGTGCAGAGGAACGTGCTGTTCACTGTTCAAGGTCAGGGGCTCTGGGGAGGTGGAGTGTCTCCTTTGTAACAGTGTCCGGATGGCAGACCTTGCTCTCCTTGGAATGCTGGCTGTGCAAGGAGGGGAAAGGCTACAGATAGTTGCTAGGCTAGTTGCTATGATAATAAAAACTTGCTGCACTTACATCCCAGCAACGGATGCTTTGTCCATTCAGCTGCTCCTGGATTCCCTGTACAGGAGTAAGTTCCCTCAACAGACCTGTGTCTCCATCACTGTCTCTGGGTCTTTTCTTTGGCCTTACCAGACTGTCATCCACCTAGGCTTAAGAGCCTTCTGGGGTGTAGCTGCACAAATGGTCAAG GTGCCCTGGAAGTCTAAGGCTTGA